The following is a genomic window from Flavobacterium sp..
GAAGTAACTCCAGAAGATGCAGAACGTTACCAAACAATTTATGCAAAAGAAGAAGGAGCTGTTGCCGCTCCAACTGCTGGTCTACACTTTTCAAAACATTTATTAAAACGTTTAGAAATTAAAGGAATTGATTTCGCAGAAGTTACGTTACACGTTGGTTTAGGAACTTTTAATCCTGTTGAGGTTGAAGATCTATCAAAACACAAAATGGATTCTGAAGAAATGAAAATTTCTCAAGAGGCTTGTGATATTATTAATAACGCTAAAACTAAAAAGAAAAAAGTTTGTTGTGTTGGTACAACTGCAATGAGAGCGATGGAGAGTTCAGTATCTTCTCAAAGAACTTTAAATCCTTTTGAAGGATGGACCAATAAATTTATTTATCCTCCTTATGATTTTAGTTTAGCAGATTGTATGATAACAAATTTTCATACACCAAAATCTACATTACTTATGATGATTTCTGCATTTTGCGGACATGATTTAATGAAAAAAGCATACGAAGAAGCTGTTAAAGAAAAATATCGTTTCTATTCTTATGGAGACGCTATGTTGATTATTTAATTGTTTCTTTAATTACGATTTAAATCCCGAATTATTTCGGGATTTTTTATACACTGAAATCAAAAAAAAACAAAATTTAAGGTTTTGATGCTTTGTAACTTTTGTCTACTTTTACCATCTAAACAACCAATAATATAATGATTTTTAAAAATTCCCGTGAGTTTGCACAAAGTTTAGATGCAA
Proteins encoded in this region:
- the queA gene encoding tRNA preQ1(34) S-adenosylmethionine ribosyltransferase-isomerase QueA, which translates into the protein MKLSHFQFNLPEELLAEFPTENRDESRLMVVNRKTGTIEHKLFKDVIDYFDDGDVMVLNNTKVFPARLYGNKEKTGARIEVFLLRELNAEQRLWDVLVDPARKIRIGNKLYFGDDDSLVAEVIDNTTSRGRTLRFLYDGSYEEFREKLVELGETPIPKYITREVTPEDAERYQTIYAKEEGAVAAPTAGLHFSKHLLKRLEIKGIDFAEVTLHVGLGTFNPVEVEDLSKHKMDSEEMKISQEACDIINNAKTKKKKVCCVGTTAMRAMESSVSSQRTLNPFEGWTNKFIYPPYDFSLADCMITNFHTPKSTLLMMISAFCGHDLMKKAYEEAVKEKYRFYSYGDAMLII